A genomic segment from Idiomarina piscisalsi encodes:
- a CDS encoding Ldh family oxidoreductase, producing MNTDVSRFDYSELAQWAQSCLTNCGASGEVARHVAYYLLEGDLLGFSTHGLIRLLNNCQWLKDGKSLPKGQPLVLSERAAVANWDAQFLPGPYVVPQAVNAACEMAKQAGTGTVVLRRSQHVASLAAYLTIATDKGMVVNLMCSTPGQRAVAPFGGKEAVFSPNPFAVGVPSSKEPMLFDISFSMTAAGKVRQAKANGEKLPYKALIKPNGDWTDDPLSFFESPGSAIAPLGGEQLGYKGYGLTLFSEIWSMALAQYGRVQGAEDGDANTVWVQVIDPEAFGEKGEFLKQVDSLLDDARNSAPADPELPVRVPGEAALARKREQLKKGVVYTPSTLKVLKRCAEFCEVELPTAANG from the coding sequence ATGAACACCGACGTGTCACGTTTTGATTATTCTGAATTAGCGCAATGGGCGCAGTCGTGCTTAACCAATTGTGGGGCATCGGGCGAGGTAGCTCGCCATGTGGCGTACTATCTTCTGGAGGGAGATTTACTGGGGTTTAGTACACACGGTTTAATTCGTTTGCTGAATAATTGCCAATGGTTAAAAGACGGTAAAAGCTTGCCAAAAGGGCAACCGCTGGTATTGAGTGAACGCGCCGCTGTTGCGAATTGGGACGCTCAGTTTTTGCCGGGACCCTACGTGGTGCCGCAAGCGGTCAATGCGGCGTGCGAAATGGCCAAACAAGCGGGTACGGGAACGGTGGTGTTGCGACGTAGCCAACATGTGGCGTCTCTGGCTGCCTATTTAACCATTGCCACTGACAAAGGCATGGTGGTGAATTTAATGTGCTCGACTCCGGGTCAGAGGGCGGTTGCGCCGTTCGGCGGGAAAGAAGCGGTGTTTTCGCCGAACCCTTTTGCGGTGGGTGTACCCAGCTCAAAAGAGCCGATGCTGTTTGATATCAGCTTTTCAATGACGGCGGCCGGTAAAGTGCGCCAGGCAAAAGCCAATGGCGAAAAATTACCTTACAAAGCGTTAATAAAGCCGAACGGCGATTGGACAGATGACCCGCTTAGCTTCTTTGAGTCGCCTGGCAGCGCTATTGCCCCTCTGGGAGGCGAGCAATTAGGGTATAAAGGCTATGGATTAACCTTGTTCAGTGAAATCTGGTCCATGGCGCTGGCGCAATACGGTCGTGTGCAGGGCGCTGAGGACGGTGACGCGAATACGGTATGGGTTCAGGTGATTGACCCGGAAGCCTTTGGGGAGAAAGGCGAGTTCCTGAAGCAGGTTGACAGTTTATTAGATGATGCACGCAACAGTGCTCCGGCTGACCCTGAGTTACCGGTTCGCGTGCCGGGCGAGGCTGCTCTTGCCCGTAAGCGCGAGCAGCTCAAAAAGGGAGTGGTTTACACCCCTTCGACACTGAAAGTATTAAAGCGTTGCGCCGAATTTTGTGAGGTCGAATTGCCTACGGCTGCAAACGGGTAA
- the pdxH gene encoding pyridoxamine 5'-phosphate oxidase: MDLQAMRREYGLGSLHREQLFASPVEQFEHWMKHAIDSGVLTDPTAMTVATVNADGVPSQRIVLLKGYNEQGFCFYTNKNSHKGDDIRNNNQVSLHFAWLALERQISIIGQTVELSDEENDAYFHSRPKESQVAALASQQSRPVDSRDVLESHYQALLKEYADTDVPRPRHWGGYRVIPDTFEFWQGGKHRLHDRYQYTRDGDHWRITRLQP, encoded by the coding sequence ATGGATTTACAGGCCATGCGCCGTGAATACGGTTTAGGCAGTTTGCACCGCGAGCAATTATTTGCCAGCCCGGTAGAGCAATTTGAACACTGGATGAAGCACGCCATTGATAGCGGCGTATTGACGGATCCAACGGCAATGACTGTGGCAACGGTCAATGCTGATGGCGTACCGAGCCAACGCATTGTTCTGCTAAAAGGCTATAACGAGCAAGGCTTTTGCTTTTACACCAATAAGAATAGCCATAAAGGCGACGATATTCGCAATAACAATCAGGTTTCGTTGCATTTCGCCTGGCTTGCACTTGAGCGACAAATCAGCATTATCGGACAGACCGTTGAATTAAGTGACGAAGAAAACGATGCGTACTTTCATTCGCGTCCGAAAGAAAGTCAGGTAGCCGCCCTTGCCTCTCAACAAAGTCGCCCGGTTGATAGCCGCGATGTATTAGAAAGCCATTATCAGGCGTTACTGAAAGAATACGCTGATACCGACGTGCCGCGCCCACGTCATTGGGGAGGCTATCGCGTTATTCCCGACACTTTCGAGTTTTGGCAAGGCGGCAAACACCGCCTTCACGATCGCTATCAGTACACCCGCGACGGTGACCATTGGCGAATTACCCGTTTGCAGCCGTAG
- the speB gene encoding agmatinase, with amino-acid sequence MSLPVSLNDPIRPFFGAEHSTELHSDHTHILGFGFDGTACFRKGTKEGPDGLRSVSEDIESYSPYLDADLEDHTFYDLGNLRLGFDDDEEKQWHHALSDFNQIFDDVDLAKENIKLLTLGGEHSISYAPIVKYLKQYPDLVLLHLDAHADLRDGFLGYHYSHASIIRRSVDHFGPGHELIQYGIRSGTRDEYQWMKEHKTIRKSRQEFLESVNAIAADRPVYLTLDLDYFDPSFFPGTGTPEPGGEDFHSFVSLMKILRQKNFVGADAVELSPPIDPTGNSNVFAAKVVRELLLALERAGA; translated from the coding sequence ATGTCACTACCCGTATCGTTGAACGATCCTATCCGTCCGTTTTTTGGTGCTGAGCACAGTACCGAATTACACTCGGATCACACACATATTTTAGGATTTGGCTTTGACGGCACCGCCTGTTTTCGCAAAGGCACCAAAGAGGGGCCGGATGGTCTGCGTTCGGTTTCTGAAGACATCGAGTCTTACTCACCCTATTTAGATGCTGACCTTGAAGACCATACCTTTTATGATTTAGGTAATTTGCGGCTGGGCTTTGACGATGACGAAGAAAAACAGTGGCATCATGCGCTGAGTGATTTTAACCAGATTTTTGACGACGTCGATTTAGCCAAAGAAAACATTAAGCTACTGACGTTAGGTGGTGAGCATTCAATTTCTTACGCGCCTATTGTGAAATATTTGAAGCAATACCCAGATTTAGTGCTGTTGCATCTAGACGCTCACGCTGACTTGCGCGATGGGTTTCTAGGCTACCACTATTCACACGCGTCGATCATTCGCCGCTCGGTTGATCATTTCGGTCCTGGTCATGAGCTTATCCAGTACGGTATTCGTTCTGGTACGCGGGACGAATATCAGTGGATGAAAGAGCACAAAACCATTCGTAAATCGCGTCAGGAGTTCTTAGAAAGTGTTAATGCTATTGCGGCAGACAGACCGGTCTATTTGACGTTAGATTTGGACTACTTTGACCCATCATTTTTCCCGGGAACCGGTACACCAGAGCCCGGCGGCGAAGACTTTCACTCGTTTGTCAGCTTAATGAAAATTCTGCGCCAGAAAAACTTCGTCGGCGCCGACGCTGTTGAGCTTTCACCGCCGATAGACCCTACCGGCAACTCCAATGTATTCGCGGCCAAAGTGGTGCGCGAGCTGTTACTTGCTTTAGAGCGCGCAGGAGCCTAA
- a CDS encoding ATP-dependent 6-phosphofructokinase, with product MSSDNTINRIALITSGGDAPGMNAAIRAVVLAAENYGIEVIGFRHGYEGVLNNDFVRLDREDVEHIMQYSGTIIKSARSERFKSDEGGREAATNLDAHQIDAFIVIGGDGSFRGADHLAKFWNGPIIGVPGTIDNDLYGTDHTIGYDTAVETAMDALDKIRDTAEAMDRVFIVEVMGRNAGYIGISSAMACGAERMILPELQKDKPLTVEALVKHIESVQRVRGDSSYVMVLCENQWPGGAVRLAEQLEDRLNLPCRPCLLGHVQRGGRPTAMDRILATRLGVHAVELVRQNQTGVMAGVSANELSATPLSETWTKRKKLSEELINIQQSLFNPIKKNRQKSTQTDD from the coding sequence GTGTCATCTGATAACACAATAAACAGAATTGCATTGATTACCAGCGGCGGTGATGCGCCAGGGATGAACGCGGCCATTCGTGCGGTGGTATTAGCTGCGGAAAATTACGGCATTGAGGTGATAGGTTTTCGACATGGTTACGAAGGCGTACTCAATAACGACTTTGTGCGCTTAGACAGAGAAGACGTCGAACATATTATGCAGTACTCGGGCACCATTATTAAAAGCGCCCGTAGTGAACGTTTTAAATCCGATGAGGGTGGGCGCGAAGCAGCAACCAATTTAGACGCGCACCAAATTGACGCTTTTATTGTTATTGGCGGTGACGGTTCGTTCCGTGGCGCCGACCATTTAGCGAAATTTTGGAACGGTCCGATTATCGGTGTTCCCGGCACCATCGATAATGATCTCTATGGCACCGATCACACTATTGGATATGACACGGCGGTTGAAACCGCTATGGACGCATTGGATAAAATTCGTGATACCGCAGAAGCCATGGATCGCGTCTTCATTGTGGAAGTCATGGGTCGTAACGCCGGCTATATTGGTATCAGCAGTGCCATGGCATGCGGTGCAGAGCGCATGATTCTGCCGGAACTGCAAAAAGACAAACCATTAACGGTCGAAGCGCTGGTAAAGCACATTGAATCGGTGCAACGCGTCCGCGGTGATTCCAGTTACGTGATGGTACTGTGTGAAAACCAGTGGCCGGGTGGTGCCGTTCGACTTGCAGAACAGCTGGAAGATCGTCTTAACTTACCGTGTCGGCCGTGTTTATTAGGACACGTGCAACGAGGTGGCCGCCCAACGGCTATGGACAGAATTTTAGCAACACGTTTGGGCGTTCATGCGGTAGAATTAGTCCGCCAAAATCAGACCGGTGTTATGGCAGGGGTTAGTGCTAACGAACTAAGCGCTACACCGCTGTCTGAAACCTGGACAAAACGTAAAAAGCTGAGCGAAGAGCTCATTAATATTCAGCAAAGCCTGTTTAACCCGATTAAAAAGAATCGGCAGAAATCGACACAAACTGACGACTAG
- a CDS encoding efflux RND transporter permease subunit has protein sequence MIDALIRFAVERRWLVLAATLLVAAAGIYSTLKLPIDAVPDITNVQVQINSEAPGYSPLETEQRISYPVETAMAGLPKLDYTRSISRYGLSQVTVVFEEGTDIYWARQQISERLQKVRGEVPQGIEPNMGPIASGLGEIVNYVVRAEEGATNANGKPYTPEQLRTIQDWIIKPQLVKVPGVTEINSVGGYEKQYQVAPIPGRMLAYKVTMQDLFKALELNNRNAGAGYIEKNGEQWLVRSPGQLKTLDEIRNVVITKRDDAPVRVSDVAEVKLGEQLRTGAATSGESEVVLGTAMMLIGENSRIVAQNVADKIDEVQRSLPDGVVIETVYNRTSLVDKTIATVEKNLFEGAVLVIVVLFILLGNVRAALITACVIPLSMLFAVSGMVANKVSGNLMSLGAIDFGIIVDGAVIVVENVLRRLGNAQQRLGRTLTTKERLIEVTHSTREVFNPAVFGVLIIMLVYLPIFALSGVEGKMFHPMAFTVVAALLGALIFSVTFVPAAIAIFVRGNIQHGENRIMRAARKVYQPVLRQTLKLPEVIILIGFGLFVVSMFQASRMGTEFLPQLDEGDIAMHALRIPGTGLQQSIDMQKDVESVVSQFDEVKLVFSKIGTPDVATDPMPPSVADTFIILKERKDWPNPEKPKEQLVVEIRTAVQELPGNKYELTQPIEMRFNELIAGVRADLGVRIYGDDLQTLKQLGDSAASVIRKVDGAADVRVEQMTGLSTLSVHPKRDHLALLGLTVADVQSAIQAAVGGVQAGIIYEGDKRFKLMVRLNDGWRDSIEQLKSMPVDVSADNPELQYVPLGEIAELSLKSGPNQINRESGKRNVIVSANVEDRDLGSFVADVQNAINAEVNLPAGYWVNYGGTFEQLQSASQRLSLVVPLALLLIIGLLYSAFNSISSALVIFTGVPLALTGGIFALALRDMPLSISAAVGFIALSGVAVLNGVVMLTFIRQLLRDGLPLRDAVFEGAQQRLRPVLMTALVASLGFVPMAFNSGVGAEVQRPLATVVIGGIVSSTLLTLVVLPALYYLVQRFKKIES, from the coding sequence ATGATAGATGCACTCATTCGCTTTGCGGTTGAGCGTCGGTGGCTGGTGCTCGCAGCAACCCTTTTAGTTGCTGCCGCTGGTATCTACAGTACGCTAAAGCTGCCCATAGACGCCGTGCCCGATATTACCAATGTTCAGGTACAGATAAATTCAGAAGCGCCAGGCTATTCACCTTTAGAAACGGAACAACGAATTTCGTATCCGGTAGAAACAGCGATGGCGGGCTTACCCAAACTGGATTATACGCGCTCGATCTCACGGTATGGACTGTCGCAGGTGACCGTAGTATTCGAAGAAGGTACCGATATTTACTGGGCTAGACAGCAAATCAGTGAGCGATTACAAAAGGTCAGAGGTGAAGTACCACAAGGCATAGAGCCTAATATGGGGCCTATTGCGTCTGGTCTGGGCGAGATCGTGAATTACGTGGTGCGTGCTGAAGAGGGGGCGACTAACGCCAATGGCAAGCCTTATACGCCAGAGCAGTTACGTACCATTCAAGACTGGATCATTAAACCACAGCTGGTCAAAGTGCCGGGCGTGACGGAAATTAATAGCGTTGGTGGTTACGAAAAACAATACCAGGTAGCACCAATCCCGGGCCGCATGCTGGCTTACAAAGTGACTATGCAGGACTTGTTCAAAGCGTTAGAGCTGAACAACAGGAATGCGGGGGCTGGTTACATTGAGAAAAATGGTGAACAGTGGCTTGTACGCTCGCCCGGTCAGCTCAAAACGCTTGATGAGATTCGAAATGTGGTTATAACCAAGCGTGACGATGCGCCAGTGCGCGTCAGCGATGTTGCTGAGGTCAAACTGGGAGAGCAACTACGTACTGGTGCGGCAACCTCGGGCGAGAGTGAGGTGGTATTAGGCACCGCCATGATGTTGATTGGTGAGAACAGTCGTATTGTTGCCCAGAATGTTGCAGATAAAATTGACGAAGTGCAACGAAGCCTACCAGACGGAGTGGTGATTGAAACGGTGTATAACCGTACTTCTCTCGTTGATAAAACCATTGCAACGGTCGAGAAAAACTTGTTTGAAGGGGCGGTACTGGTCATTGTTGTCCTGTTTATACTACTCGGGAATGTCCGGGCAGCGCTAATTACAGCCTGTGTCATTCCGTTGAGTATGCTATTTGCTGTTAGCGGTATGGTTGCCAACAAAGTGTCCGGTAACCTGATGAGCCTGGGGGCAATTGACTTTGGCATTATTGTCGATGGTGCGGTTATAGTGGTTGAAAACGTGTTGCGACGGCTTGGAAATGCACAGCAACGCTTAGGCCGGACGCTGACCACTAAAGAGCGTTTAATTGAAGTCACTCATAGTACTCGTGAGGTATTTAACCCTGCGGTATTTGGGGTGCTTATTATTATGCTGGTGTACTTGCCAATATTCGCCCTAAGTGGGGTTGAAGGAAAGATGTTCCACCCGATGGCTTTCACAGTGGTAGCGGCATTGCTAGGGGCGCTTATTTTCTCGGTGACTTTTGTACCCGCGGCTATTGCAATATTTGTGCGTGGCAACATTCAGCACGGTGAAAACCGCATCATGCGGGCGGCTCGCAAAGTGTATCAGCCGGTTTTACGGCAGACACTGAAGCTTCCGGAGGTCATTATTTTGATTGGCTTTGGCCTATTTGTGGTGTCCATGTTTCAGGCCAGTCGCATGGGAACTGAGTTCTTACCTCAACTGGATGAAGGCGATATTGCAATGCATGCGCTGCGTATTCCGGGGACAGGACTGCAACAATCCATCGACATGCAAAAAGACGTAGAGTCTGTGGTCTCGCAGTTTGATGAAGTAAAATTGGTGTTCTCGAAAATTGGTACCCCGGATGTTGCGACTGACCCGATGCCACCGAGCGTCGCGGATACTTTTATTATTTTAAAGGAGCGCAAGGACTGGCCAAACCCAGAGAAACCCAAAGAGCAATTGGTTGTGGAAATACGAACCGCTGTGCAAGAGTTGCCCGGTAATAAGTACGAGCTTACGCAGCCTATTGAAATGCGTTTTAACGAACTTATCGCTGGTGTGAGAGCCGATTTGGGGGTTCGTATCTATGGTGACGACTTGCAGACATTAAAGCAGCTCGGCGATTCAGCTGCATCCGTCATCCGAAAAGTTGATGGTGCCGCCGATGTTCGCGTCGAACAAATGACGGGCTTATCAACGCTTTCTGTCCATCCTAAACGTGATCATTTGGCCCTGCTTGGCTTAACGGTGGCGGACGTACAAAGCGCAATACAAGCCGCAGTTGGCGGTGTTCAGGCTGGAATTATTTACGAAGGTGATAAGCGGTTTAAGCTTATGGTGCGTCTGAATGACGGTTGGCGCGACAGCATTGAACAGCTGAAGTCGATGCCGGTGGATGTTTCTGCGGATAATCCGGAGCTGCAGTACGTGCCATTAGGCGAGATCGCTGAGTTGAGCTTAAAAAGTGGACCAAACCAAATTAACCGGGAGAGTGGCAAGCGCAATGTCATTGTGAGTGCAAATGTCGAAGATCGGGATTTAGGATCGTTTGTTGCTGATGTGCAAAACGCGATAAACGCTGAGGTTAACTTGCCGGCTGGTTACTGGGTCAATTATGGCGGAACTTTTGAACAGCTGCAGTCAGCGTCGCAACGGCTCAGTCTGGTTGTTCCGTTGGCATTATTACTGATTATCGGTTTGCTATACAGTGCCTTTAACTCGATCAGTAGCGCCTTAGTGATCTTCACTGGTGTACCGCTGGCGTTAACCGGTGGAATATTTGCGCTGGCGCTGCGTGATATGCCGTTATCTATTTCAGCAGCGGTTGGCTTCATTGCGCTATCCGGTGTGGCTGTCTTAAACGGCGTGGTGATGCTGACGTTTATACGGCAGCTATTACGTGACGGGCTCCCCCTGAGAGATGCGGTGTTTGAAGGTGCGCAACAACGGTTAAGACCTGTACTGATGACTGCTCTCGTAGCTAGCTTGGGCTTTGTTCCGATGGCGTTTAATAGCGGTGTGGGTGCCGAAGTGCAGCGGCCGTTAGCGACAGTGGTTATTGGCGGTATTGTATCGTCAACATTGCTGACATTGGTGGTACTGCCAGCGCTTTATTATTTAGTGCAGCGCTTTAAAAAAATAGAGAGTTAG
- the speA gene encoding biosynthetic arginine decarboxylase, with product MSDWNIDQAEELYGVNRWGAGYFSIGDNGNIQIRPNHRLPDLAIDMQEVVEEIKSEGIELPAVIRFHDILRSQVEIINETFAQQIQDADYNGKYCGVFPIKVNQMREVVEEIMDAGEPYNYGLEAGSKPELMAVMAYNENPDALTILNGYKDKDYLTLALLGRQLRRKMIIVIEKYSELEMLIPLAKELGVEPMIGLRSKMMVKSAGKWAGSSGDRAKFGLSIAEILNVVERLRQEDMLHCAKLLHFHIGSQLSDIRKIKEAVSEGARLYAKLIQEGVPLEYLDIGGGLGIDYDGTSTTSDSSRNYSTEEYVADVVWGVKQVCDLEEVPHPNLVSESGRAMTAHHSCVVTNIVGEIKPASTNFDVSPSEDEHILVKNMRELHQSGDQFHPQERYNDAAGYKQNAYEAFKLGILSLQEMAKLDTMYWQILADIHQSLDKDAYVIQELEELEDMLASQYLCNFSIFQSAADTWAIGQVLPIVPISRLNEKPEVRCSIADITCDSDGKLGKYIEGTEISDNIPMHSLRKGEDYHVGLFLTGAYQDVMGDMHNLFGRLTEVHVYCHDDERGDFYIEEVVPGTSAEKVLQTMQYNTEYMAKAVKKQIDRQVRNGGLAPRAGVRWTNFYEKCLAGSTYLSVE from the coding sequence ATGTCAGACTGGAATATTGATCAAGCAGAAGAATTGTATGGCGTTAACCGTTGGGGCGCAGGTTATTTTTCGATTGGCGACAACGGCAACATTCAAATTCGCCCGAATCATCGCCTGCCTGATTTGGCCATTGATATGCAGGAAGTGGTTGAAGAAATAAAGTCAGAAGGCATTGAGCTGCCGGCGGTGATTCGTTTTCACGACATTTTGCGCTCGCAAGTCGAAATTATTAACGAGACCTTCGCGCAGCAAATTCAGGACGCCGATTATAACGGCAAGTATTGCGGTGTGTTCCCGATTAAAGTCAACCAAATGCGCGAAGTGGTTGAAGAAATCATGGACGCTGGCGAACCGTACAATTACGGGCTGGAAGCGGGTTCTAAGCCAGAGCTCATGGCCGTTATGGCTTACAATGAAAACCCCGACGCGCTGACCATACTGAACGGCTACAAAGACAAAGACTACCTGACGCTGGCACTGCTTGGCCGTCAGTTACGCCGTAAGATGATCATTGTCATTGAAAAATACAGCGAACTCGAAATGCTGATTCCGCTGGCCAAAGAATTAGGCGTTGAGCCTATGATTGGTCTGCGCTCAAAAATGATGGTGAAAAGCGCCGGTAAATGGGCTGGCTCCAGTGGTGACCGTGCTAAATTTGGTTTAAGCATTGCTGAAATACTGAATGTGGTTGAACGCTTACGCCAGGAAGACATGCTGCATTGTGCCAAGCTTCTGCACTTTCACATTGGCAGCCAGCTGTCAGACATTCGTAAAATTAAAGAGGCCGTCAGCGAAGGCGCTCGTTTGTACGCTAAGCTTATTCAGGAAGGCGTACCGCTCGAGTACTTAGATATTGGCGGTGGTTTGGGCATTGACTACGACGGTACCAGTACCACCAGCGACTCTTCTCGCAACTACTCAACCGAAGAATACGTAGCTGACGTGGTTTGGGGCGTAAAACAGGTGTGTGACTTAGAAGAAGTACCGCATCCAAACTTAGTCAGCGAGAGTGGCCGTGCAATGACGGCGCACCATAGCTGTGTCGTCACCAATATTGTCGGTGAAATAAAGCCAGCTAGCACCAATTTCGATGTCAGCCCCAGCGAGGACGAGCATATTTTGGTGAAAAATATGCGCGAGCTGCACCAGTCAGGTGACCAGTTCCACCCTCAAGAGCGTTACAACGACGCCGCTGGCTATAAACAGAATGCTTATGAAGCCTTTAAATTGGGCATTTTGTCGTTACAGGAAATGGCGAAATTGGATACCATGTATTGGCAAATACTGGCAGACATTCATCAGTCCCTCGACAAAGATGCCTATGTTATTCAAGAGCTGGAAGAGCTTGAAGATATGCTCGCCAGCCAGTACCTGTGTAACTTCTCTATTTTCCAGTCAGCCGCAGACACCTGGGCCATTGGTCAGGTATTGCCAATAGTGCCTATTTCGCGCTTAAACGAGAAGCCGGAAGTGCGTTGCTCTATAGCCGACATTACGTGTGACAGTGACGGTAAGCTGGGCAAATACATTGAAGGCACTGAAATAAGCGATAACATTCCCATGCATTCGTTGCGTAAGGGCGAAGATTATCATGTCGGGCTATTCTTAACGGGTGCGTATCAGGACGTGATGGGCGACATGCACAACCTCTTCGGCCGACTGACAGAAGTGCACGTGTATTGTCACGATGACGAGCGCGGTGACTTCTACATTGAGGAAGTAGTACCGGGTACGTCGGCTGAAAAAGTACTACAAACCATGCAGTACAATACAGAATACATGGCCAAAGCGGTGAAGAAGCAAATTGACCGCCAGGTTCGAAATGGTGGCCTGGCACCAAGAGCTGGTGTTCGCTGGACAAACTTTTACGAGAAGTGTTTGGCCGGCAGCACCTACTTAAGCGTTGAATAA
- a CDS encoding response regulator: protein MSDDFLFAEDEVESVSEEAVEPYHILIVDDDEEIHTITKMALSEFRLDGRPLQFHSVYSGKDAIAFLNKNRDIAMMLLDVVMETDHAGLDVAKWVREELKNRLIRIVLRTGQPGQAPEEDVIARFDIDDYKEKTELTYRKLVTLMYSCLRAYRDLNAIERNKRGLEKVINASAEVFSARSMQGLCQGILEQLVALITHSDDAMYCRIDALTASSDTNEPFEIIGGTGDFEQAVGDPVNSEIDWDIVRPMQQSAKNVEFRIVDGNYYGLYKTSSSRQYLLFIRGVRDLSELDQNLLGLFVNNSSIAIDNLQATESEREAQRELLYSVGEAIEKRSIDEVSHHVKRSAEMAGQLAIAAGRDDEQAQALKQAASVYDIGKVSVQLELAQRADALSIHDYEEIMQKVIQGHDYLQQTDTAVAKIAAGIAQDIHERWDGSGFPSQKQGADINVNARILAITSHYDALRTQRSYREAQEAEAAADYLLKHSGVFFDPELVGLMLDNLDAMEKIRKRYQDNP, encoded by the coding sequence ATGAGTGATGACTTTCTATTCGCAGAAGACGAAGTCGAATCAGTCAGCGAAGAAGCCGTCGAGCCCTATCATATTCTCATTGTTGATGACGATGAGGAGATTCACACCATTACCAAAATGGCTTTAAGTGAATTCCGCCTGGACGGTCGCCCGCTGCAGTTTCACTCGGTCTATTCCGGCAAAGACGCTATCGCCTTTTTAAATAAAAATCGCGACATTGCCATGATGCTCCTGGACGTCGTTATGGAGACGGATCACGCGGGACTCGACGTAGCCAAATGGGTACGCGAGGAGTTGAAAAACCGTTTAATACGCATAGTGCTTCGCACCGGTCAGCCGGGTCAGGCGCCAGAAGAAGATGTCATTGCCCGTTTTGATATTGACGACTACAAAGAGAAAACCGAGCTGACCTACCGTAAGCTCGTCACGTTAATGTACTCATGCTTACGCGCCTACCGCGACTTAAACGCCATCGAACGCAACAAGCGCGGATTAGAAAAAGTCATTAATGCGTCGGCAGAGGTGTTCTCAGCCCGTTCAATGCAGGGGTTATGTCAGGGAATTTTGGAGCAGCTGGTCGCATTAATTACGCATAGCGACGACGCTATGTATTGCCGCATTGATGCACTCACGGCCAGTTCAGACACCAACGAGCCGTTCGAAATCATTGGCGGCACGGGTGACTTTGAACAGGCCGTGGGCGACCCTGTTAACAGCGAAATTGACTGGGATATTGTGCGCCCTATGCAGCAAAGTGCTAAAAACGTTGAGTTCCGTATTGTCGACGGTAACTATTATGGGCTTTATAAAACCAGTAGCTCGCGTCAGTATTTACTGTTTATTCGCGGTGTCCGTGACTTGTCTGAGCTGGATCAAAACCTGCTGGGGCTATTTGTGAATAATAGCTCCATTGCCATTGATAACCTGCAAGCCACAGAGAGCGAACGGGAGGCTCAACGTGAATTGCTTTACAGCGTAGGCGAAGCCATTGAGAAGCGCTCTATTGATGAAGTCAGTCACCACGTCAAACGTTCAGCTGAAATGGCCGGGCAACTGGCGATTGCGGCCGGTCGCGATGATGAACAGGCCCAGGCATTAAAGCAAGCCGCGTCGGTCTATGATATTGGTAAGGTGTCGGTGCAGCTCGAATTGGCTCAGCGTGCCGACGCACTTAGTATTCATGATTACGAAGAGATCATGCAAAAAGTCATACAAGGGCACGACTACTTGCAGCAAACAGATACCGCTGTTGCGAAAATAGCGGCTGGTATTGCACAGGATATTCATGAACGCTGGGACGGCTCAGGTTTTCCGAGTCAAAAACAAGGCGCAGATATTAATGTTAACGCTCGTATTTTGGCCATTACCAGCCACTATGACGCGCTTCGCACGCAGCGCAGTTATCGTGAAGCTCAGGAAGCCGAAGCGGCAGCTGACTATTTACTCAAACACAGCGGCGTGTTTTTTGATCCGGAATTAGTCGGACTTATGCTCGACAATTTGGATGCAATGGAAAAAATTCGTAAGCGTTATCAAGACAACCCGTAA